In Zingiber officinale cultivar Zhangliang chromosome 3A, Zo_v1.1, whole genome shotgun sequence, the DNA window AATCCATTTTCTTCATTCAGTGCCTCTTCCAGTTGGAATTTCCTTCAAGTTTTCCTTCTCTTCCCTCTAGGTGTAATTTATAAAGCTTCCTTTCTGATTTTTCTTCATTGGTGATTTTCACTgatttatcaatttttttcaCTGATTTATTTCTCTATGTTTTGTCACTGGTTTTGAGTGATTTTCACTAATTTATTActcaattttatgattttttgataCTCTGTGTATTTTAtcctattttaataaaattttaatgccAACCCTTACGCCTTAACCTAGAACCATTTTTGATACCTTACTTTTAATCATTTCAGTTCAATCTATTATCTTCTCATCTATACTCTGTGCTATTTATAATTGCTCTCATTTACTGTGGAAACAATTCCATAGTTAAGTCTATTTCCTCAGAAAGGTATTCTTGTTTCATCATTGCCCACTCTAATAAAACAATTGGCAGGAAGATTGCTATGCAGTGACAATCGTATATATAAGACACATGAAGGGCAAAAGAAATAACTAGGAAAGTCTAAAGATCTAAATCTATAACCAATGCTGCAGTTAACATACAGAACATGCATGAATTGAGAAATTCAGAGAATAAGATGTAGTTAACCCCAAATAGAGGCAAGCACCACTCGACGAGAATTTTgcttgattaaaaaataatacaagGAAATAAATTCTTGAGCAACACGATATAAAAcgaaaaaactttttttttcaacGCATTTGGAATTCTGAAGCACAATATTGCAGAAATATATGTTACTGAGCAGGGAATCGAAACACTACTAGAAGTTAGGAACTGTTGATAATACAAAGCATTCAATTCATGTGTTTGCGATTAACAGCAACGGAACGAATTCTATCGATTTATTTTTTGATTCCAAGAAACAGAATAATAACGAAAATGGTGTAATAGCAACGAAGGGAGAAGGAGACCTTCCTAACCTTCTGCCTCATTCCAACACAACTTTAGCACCAATTTGTTTCAGCTTCTCCACAATCTTCTCCGCGTCTTCCTTCGGCACCCCAGTCTTCAGTACGGTTGGAGCCTTCTCCACGAGTTCCTTAGCCTCTTTGAGTCCCAGGTCCGTGAAAGTTCTGACTTCCTTGATGATCTTGATCTTGGAGGCCGCGTCGAAGCTCTCCAGCTTCAGATCGAAGGccgtcttctcctccttcttctcctccggCACAGCAGCGGCTCCAGCACCGGGGAAGGCGGCAGCGGGCCCACCCATGCCAGGGTTCAAAATGGCCATGACGGGCATCTGCTGGACGCCCAACCGGACACGGAGTGCCTCTGTGAGGTCGGCAACCTCGAGGAGGGATAACCGAGAGATCTCGTCGACGATGGAGGAAACGCGCTCGGTGGGCTTGTGAGGAGCTGAGGCAGTGGAGAGGCGGGCGGAAGCGGCAGGGCGCATGACGGTGGACAGAGCGACGCGGAGGGTGAAGACCGATCGCCTCATCGTGGATCGGCGGGATCGCTCAGTCGAGAGAATTGCGCTTATGGTGTTCGTATGAAAACCccaaaggaaaagtggactagacGGCTCAGATTGATCCGCggattaaaaaaaatctcttcgATATAAAAACTACAGTGACAAACTCAATGAGCTGAATGGTCAGGTTACCAGAAGTCGAGTGAGGATATCCTCTGGATAGTCTCTGATTGTCCCTtttgaataaaaattataatttaatgagGACGATGAATTCAGAAAAAAATCATAATCATTTATGGTCGGATCGCAATCACGATCCGACCGTAAATATAAGTGGCACATTCCGTGGATCACAAAAAGTGATTCAGGAGATTTTGCCTTAACTCACAatataaactttttttttaaaaaaaaaatctatatatatatatatatatatatatatatatatatatatatatattttttttttttttgatggatTTCTAGGTTGACCAACATAATATGCAATTCACCTTAGATTTAGAATTTTTTAGCTTGTCAAATAATGGGTTTTTGATGGATTAAATCGTCTGACAGTTTTATGTATGATTACATGATTACTCATAAAATCTAAGGGTACGTTTGATTTATgtgtttttcattttatttttttagaaaacatatgtttttaaaaaataatatttggttttcatttttcatatccattttctaaaaaaatagataatattttttgaaaaatagaaaatatcataaaattattttttattttctagaaaatatatatttttcaaaaaatagaaatgaaaaataTACAAACCAAACGCACTCTAAATatgttttgataattttttatgtGTGATGGTTTTCAGGTAAAACTATCAATTTGAATTGGGTCTGTCAAATTGATCTATCTTaccaaataatttaaataatttcaattaaaattttatcaattcatTATCTGACAGAGCTAAACGGGCTAGCTCACTTGGATAACTATTCCAGTCGAATTGATCCGTGACAAGCTCAGTTTGGCCAACgaattaagaataattttttttatttaaaacttaaactaaagtgGAAATTTTAATAGACTGGTGGGCTTGCCCCGCCTAACTCGCAacccaaatttaaaattttaaaccttttatatgtatatatttttaaaatttttatattttctgATGGATTCATGGGTTAATCCACCTATAAATAATCTATCTTGAATTGAGATTTTTTTCAacctgctatatatatatatatatatatatatatatatatatatatatatataattttttactcCTCTCGTGTGCAGCGCTGACCCACCcctcactatatatatatatatatatatatatatatatatatatagaaaaattaaaacaTAAGTTTCGATTTAAAGTCCTAAATTTTTTACTCCTCTCGTGTGCAGCGCTGACCCACCCCTCACTTGTGCATGCACAACATCGTTCTGGCCCCCGTGggctggatcaaccggttaagacgtgacatccttgcacaatgagtcgtagggtcgaaggtctacggacgcgcactggatgaataatctgggctggctgtgttaaattccggagacaccacgctttatccggtccagcattcaccgttgatttacctcctcctaggatccctgtggggccaggcctagggggccgctgggcggcgggacccgcctttgcACAATGCACAACATCGTTCTGTCTGCATCCAACTGACGGTGCCCTTGATTTTTAGCGCGCATGGTCGTCAGCATCCCTCCGCCATCCTCAGCCGTCGACACTAACCGTCGTCCAACCCCAAGGTCGCGGTCCAATCCCATGGTTGCTACTGTCGAAGAACGAGAAGGTATTGAAAGAATATATTTTCTATATTCAAGAATAATGATACAAGTTGTATTTATATACATCATAAAGAGATAAAGATAACGAAGAAGTATATACAAAAGATTTATGCATCATATATTTCAAGATATCCTAATAGATCCTCTCAAGATGGTGGGCTTGTAGAGACACCAATCTTGAAACAGAGAAGACGAAGTTGAGCACTAGGAAATGGTTTTGTCAAAATAGTAGCTAACTGGTCAAATGATGAGAGACATGAGAGACACGAACTTTACTACCCTAAATcagttcacgaacaaaatgacaaTCCAAAGTAAGTCAAATGACGGGACATGAGAGACATAACTTTACTACTCTAAACCAGTTCACGAACAAAATGGCAATCCAAAGTAATATGCTTCATTCGTGAGTGAAACATAGGATTTACGCAGAGATAAGTAGATCCAATGTTATCACAATAGATAGAGGCGGTAGGGGTCGGGCCACAGTGTGTACACCCAATCCATTAAGAAGAGATCAAACCCATTGTAGTTCTGTAACAGTAGGGGCAATGGCATGATATTTAGCCTCAGTAGACGAGCGAGCTATTAGTGCAgcgaggccagcaagaggggggtgaattgcctgttaaAAGCAAAGTGAACctttctcattctttcaactctagTTAGTAGCACAACtatactaaacaaaataataaaactgaacaaaaagtaagaggacaatctatttattttgttatagcctaggtggttgttaatctaaagcATTGAAGAAAGCTTTATTAGaaaactcctttgttgaaggcggagtgGCCTCTTACAGACGTTTACAACTCATAGAATGACTAGGAAGCGAATACAAGACTTGTAGTTCAGTTGGTGTatttttcctaggtccaggggtccttttataaaccctggaaaaacttatccgaggctggaaggcgcctttaatagggtggaaggcgcctccaacgtggCAAATCTTATCTGTGCAAAAATAAAGTTTATTTTCACAAACAGTTACTgttcgaaggcaccttcaaggggttgaaggtgtcttccatagaggcgcaaaggcgccttcaagggttgaaggcgcctttaaggattgaaggcgccttcctgcCAAAAGTCCCGAGGGCACCTTCAAAACCATTAAAGGCTCCTTCAGCAGCTGCTACCAAGCTCCAAACTTCTCCTTTGGTTTTTCCGCTACTCCACTCACTTGTGTGATTTTGGCCATCTGAAATAGGGCTCCCTGAAcccattttctgaccttctcctcgagcaggcatccttcctgacttctcgtcccttgaatgtcgtgcacgtccttctcgtccaccggtgtactcttccgtagcacctcgtccctcggatgcaccaagcccgtcggctcctttcccgtgccatccttctcgctagctgcgtcttccactcgacttcttatgttcctaagctcctagacacttagacacaatgattaATTACAACAGGTcataactgaacttggttgaccatatcaaaactacccgAGGTACTTACGATCTatccctttttgatatgcataaacCCAAATTTAAGTCAGGGTTAAAAATGcaataaaagtaaataaaaaattgtttgtaaatagataattaaaaattctaaatcctaCCTTTTCCTAAACTTATACCTATTTCTCCACCTTTAATCACATCAGAAAAATTTTGgaataaataaaattaactttttagaaaattttgaaatatttttctaggGATAGTCCACGCAAATAATTGGAAAGAATTTTCAGCAGAAGTCTAAGGGATAGAAAAAAACAaaaagtttttagaattttgaaaaaaaatctaaaaaattttagACCAGTTGAATGgtcataaaaatatttaaataatattgaaattattttaagtaaaaaaataaaataaaataaactctatttcaattagttaattaaacatttatttcaataattggcttccaagatgtggcgaggtactagattttcttggatattggaacaacaactacttctagacaaagtcttttaaagaaattaaatattcaattttcttcATGAACATTCTAGGTCTATCTTTTTTTAATCTAAACATGTTTTTGGAATACAATATAAGTTCCTATCtactaagttaattaaaaatctcttagaaatatatttctatgatatttttctaatttgaccctggTGATTTTCAATGTACCAATTGATtttaccataatttctaaatctTGGTTTTTGATAGTAATTAGAACATGCATGGTTATCTTTCACACTCTctatttgtatttttaattttttattttctaatttcaaattattaacaATTCAAGTGGACATGCATTtagctaattgtcttttcaaatcaaaattttctttttctaatttacacatATTTTTACAAagcattttgataaattcaaaagattgcttgggagatagtagacgtacctcacttaccttgtgttctaatgctcccccttcatAGTAGCTTTCCTCTTatgatgctccccctttatcaATGTTCATCTCTGAACtacttttatttttgttttgatggtctgccattagggctagtccggcGTAGGCTTTAACTTCAGATTCTGATGACGACGTTTCGTCCTACGTTACCTTCAAGGTTTTGAGCTTCGATTTTGTTGGTcttttgcctttgtccttcttctttttctttagtACTAGGTAGTCATCTTTAATGTGCCCTTCTCcttggcagttgtagcatcaAACTTTTCTTTTGCTCTGAAAGTACTTCTTTACCTgagacttattaaatttattagatttaataaacttattaaatttttttaccatTAGAGGCGCTTCGTCTTCATCAATTGATGCTTCAGAGTCTGGATCATTCATTTTTGCCTTCAGGGAAATGTTCTAACTGGGCTCTCTTTTCATCtctacacatctagattcatgaagttcaaaggtggaaaaaagattttctaaagaACTAAATTCGAGgtttttagatatataaaatgagtcaACTATAGAGGTTCACTCAGGTGTCCTAGGAAATACATTTAAagtgtaccttaatgaatctcaattcattaccttttctttgagattcgtgagtctggtgatgagttctttgatcctcgagtgtaGTTGTGCAACTGTTTCTCTTTCTTCCATCCAAAGGTTTATCAATTGGTTCCGGAGCAGGTCCCGTCTTGCAAGCTTTgcttcggaagttccttcgtgaagctctaggaacttctcccaagctggggtggaagtacgctgagtaggtggaactcggctAATTCGTTTACTACGAAGTCTGTTTGCTCCTTCTTAGTCCATTGGTATTCAtccttttcatttccttgtgGGTCTTTGGgagctataaaatcatatttaattattgaaagaatttcaaaatcagttttaaaaagtacctccatgtgtttcttccataacgtgaattctccctcaaacttcgGCAGGTAGATGCTCGGTCCAGCCATGGTTTCAGTGCTTTAGTCGACGGTTAATTCTTCTGAGGCGTTCTAGCTTTGatgccacttgttggtgcagagaggccggcaagagggggtgaattacctgttaaaaataaagcaaaccTTTCTCGTTCTTTTAACTCTAGTTTGTAGCACAAGtatactaaacaaaataataaatctgAACAAAAGTAAGAGGATaatctatttacttggttacaacctaggttgTTATTAATCCAAGGTATTTAAGAAAGCTCCACCAGAaaaactcctttgttgaaggcagagtagtctcttacagaCGTTTACAACTCACAAAATGACTAGGAAGTGAATACAAGACTTATTGTTCAGTTGTTGTATTTTTCCTAGgtccagaggtctttttatagcccttggaaaaacttatccgaggctggaaggcgccttcaatagcgtggaaggcgccttcaatagcgtGGAAGGCACCTTTAGCGTGGCAAATTCTATCCGTAGATAAAGTTTATCTTCGTAAATAGTCactgtttgaaggcgccttcaaggggttgaaggcacctttcatAGAGGCGCGAAGGTGCCTTCTGTAGTATTGAAGACATGCTAgaagggaggggggtgaatagcagtcgtgactttttcactcatttcgtaaaacaaacaaaatacacaacggaataaagaaaagaaacaaacacaattgctaatagttttttttacttggttcggagcctatgacgactcctactccaaggcccatgatcattgatcgcttacgctgggcaatcactatagatccaAAATTCTTTAGAAATATATAAGTACAAGTACTGAACTTAAAAACAGATTATATCGATAATAAATGATTAGGAATTGGTTCGTCGATTTGTTGGAACAGCAGCTAAACATCGTTGAGTCGTTTCAGCGTAGCGCGCAGCTTGGAAGATCACTTGTGTAGAATTGTTGTTTCAAAGTGCTGGTcaaggctcctttttatagcttcttTAGACCTAATCCAGATCTACTAATCTCGGGATCACGATTGACTCAAAccggatcagtcgatcgattcccatgttcggtcgactgatcagatgatctcctcctcatccgatccgatCACCCCAGCTTCGATCAGGTGACCGCTtatcctcggttcggtcgaccgatccctcgatCAAACTCAGTCTACTATCTAGAAATTTGATCCTGCTATattaggtttggtcgaccgatctggctgttcagtcgaccgatcaaggctaagtccgaCCCTGTAAAACTTGTTAGTTtcatgtaaaacagagttagacaaatagcaatttatatgtaaataaataacttgacagccttcggactatccggttctgacttcagattttctctagaaatcctaggtcgaaccgacgcctactgttctctcaatgaggaacgcgtcctcacctactcctctaaggagaagttacttgttgccagaccggtcatccggactgactggacttttgctcagcacccgatgcTTCAGGACTTTTTGCTGAACGCTTGCTCCACGACTCattcagtcttccacctggtctacgactaccaggactttcacctagagtccccgatgtaggatcgaaaagaatttagatatctccacaatgacatgatattgtccactttgggcctaagccctcatggttttgctcttgggctctacccaaaaggcctcatgtcaatggagatatctttctcttataaacccatgatattttccatgtgttttcaatatgggactatgtttgcaaccttgcaaccccaacaatccccccctcaaacaaaggaccatgggcttcccacgtccgatccttgacccaccaggtcttcctacccctcggtctacccgacctactaggacttccttgcctagccgtaactaggacttcctgcccctcggtccacctgacctactaggacttcctgcctggtgtctggtcctcttgatccgaacataggagcccccactttctttgttcgaggtcaatattgtactcacatggttcaattagaccatagctcttgtgcacagtcggcggttaaaccttctagtagtccgggctctgataccaattgtaggatcgaaaagaatttagatatctccacaatgacatgatattgtccactttgggcctaaaccctcatggttttgctcttgggctctacccaaaaggcctcatgtcaatggagata includes these proteins:
- the LOC122052601 gene encoding 50S ribosomal protein L7/L12-like; this translates as MRRSVFTLRVALSTVMRPAASARLSTASAPHKPTERVSSIVDEISRLSLLEVADLTEALRVRLGVQQMPVMAILNPGMGGPAAAFPGAGAAAVPEEKKEEKTAFDLKLESFDAASKIKIIKEVRTFTDLGLKEAKELVEKAPTVLKTGVPKEDAEKIVEKLKQIGAKVVLE